The proteins below are encoded in one region of Candidatus Thiodiazotropha sp. LNASS1:
- a CDS encoding class I SAM-dependent methyltransferase: protein MAKRKKKSPSMAKTADRHHLYELSVQCAEAEIDFVDDTYKKIHGRRAKRLREDFCGTANVCCEWVRRRKSNHAIGIDLDKEVLDWGRDNQLQRLKSSQQKRIRLIEDNVLSAETEPMQIISAMNFSYWLFKERTALKNYFQRVHGQLAEDGILFMDAYGGYDSYKEIEEEREIEDDDSLFTYIWEQEKYDPITGNLICHIHFDFEDGSRMERAFSYDWRLWSLPEIHELLDEVGFSKVTFYWQGFDEDGEPDGVFLPVREGEADAGWICYITAEK, encoded by the coding sequence ATGGCGAAAAGAAAGAAAAAATCACCCTCGATGGCAAAAACGGCCGATCGTCACCACCTCTATGAACTCTCTGTGCAATGCGCGGAGGCCGAAATCGATTTCGTGGATGACACCTACAAGAAAATACACGGTCGCAGGGCGAAACGTCTGCGGGAGGATTTCTGCGGTACCGCGAATGTCTGTTGCGAATGGGTGCGGCGACGCAAATCCAATCATGCTATCGGGATCGATCTGGATAAAGAGGTGCTCGATTGGGGTCGGGATAATCAACTGCAGAGACTGAAATCGTCACAGCAGAAACGAATCAGATTAATCGAGGATAATGTCCTCTCGGCAGAAACCGAGCCGATGCAGATCATATCCGCCATGAATTTCAGCTATTGGCTGTTTAAAGAGCGGACAGCGCTGAAAAACTATTTTCAGCGAGTCCATGGTCAACTGGCCGAAGACGGTATCCTGTTTATGGATGCCTATGGGGGTTATGACTCTTACAAAGAGATCGAGGAGGAGCGGGAGATCGAGGATGACGACAGCCTGTTCACCTACATCTGGGAACAGGAGAAGTATGACCCCATCACCGGCAACCTGATCTGTCACATACATTTTGATTTTGAGGACGGCTCACGCATGGAGCGCGCATTCAGTTACGACTGGCGTCTGTGGAGTTTGCCGGAGATCCATGAACTGCTGGATGAAGTGGGATTCAGTAAAGTTACATTCTACTGGCAGGGATTCGATGAAGATGGCGAACCCGATGGTGTGTTTCTACCTGTCCGCGAAGGTGAGGCGGATGCCGGATGGATCTGCTACATCACCGCCGAAAAATAA
- the mobB gene encoding molybdopterin-guanine dinucleotide biosynthesis protein B, producing the protein MKTPDPCPVPLLGFAAYSGTGKTTLLRQLIPLLRDAGLRLGVIKHAHHQVEVDQPGKDSYELRKAGAGRVLLATSRHWALMVDEPKEREPVLKELLTRLDCSELDLVLVEGFRHLAFPKIELHRGTLRKPLLFPADTSIIAIASDNGIGEATALPQLDLNDVPAIADFICDYCARFSSVESDVNAL; encoded by the coding sequence GTGAAGACGCCTGACCCGTGTCCGGTACCCCTGCTTGGTTTCGCTGCCTACAGCGGCACGGGTAAGACCACCCTGCTGAGACAACTGATACCCCTGTTGCGCGATGCCGGTTTGAGGCTGGGGGTGATAAAGCATGCCCATCATCAAGTCGAAGTCGACCAGCCGGGAAAGGATAGCTATGAATTGCGCAAGGCGGGTGCCGGTCGGGTACTGCTCGCCACTTCCCGCCACTGGGCATTGATGGTGGATGAGCCGAAAGAGCGTGAGCCGGTACTGAAGGAGTTACTGACGCGACTCGATTGCAGTGAATTGGATCTGGTTTTGGTCGAGGGCTTCCGGCATCTGGCGTTTCCCAAGATAGAATTGCATCGCGGGACCCTGCGCAAACCCCTGCTGTTTCCGGCCGATACGTCAATTATTGCCATTGCCAGCGATAATGGGATCGGAGAGGCGACAGCACTGCCCCAACTCGATCTTAACGATGTGCCGGCCATTGCCGATTTTATATGCGATTATTGTGCGCGTTTCAGTTCAGTCGAGAGTGATGTAAACGCCCTTTAG
- a CDS encoding aminoacyl-tRNA deacylase: MAIAITLREYLQNHGVSFDVIDHRRTDSTLHTAEAAHIPGDRMAKSVLLGDDESYLLAVIPATHRLELEQLKQLTGRKLSLISEDELQQAFADCETGAVPPTGMPYGIETLVDASLLRQPDLYFESGDHGKLIHISVDTFREIESDAIVAEFSRHL; this comes from the coding sequence ATGGCAATAGCAATTACACTCAGAGAGTATCTGCAAAATCACGGTGTCAGTTTCGACGTCATCGATCATCGGCGGACCGACTCCACCCTGCATACCGCTGAAGCGGCCCATATACCCGGCGACAGAATGGCCAAATCGGTCTTGCTCGGAGATGACGAGAGCTACCTGCTTGCGGTTATTCCCGCGACACATCGGCTGGAGCTGGAACAGTTGAAACAGCTGACCGGCCGTAAACTCAGCCTGATTTCCGAGGATGAACTGCAGCAGGCCTTCGCGGATTGCGAAACCGGCGCGGTACCGCCAACAGGCATGCCCTATGGCATCGAGACCCTGGTTGATGCCAGCTTGCTGAGGCAGCCCGATCTCTACTTCGAGTCCGGCGACCACGGCAAACTGATCCACATCAGTGTCGACACATTCAGAGAAATAGAGTCCGACGCCATCGTCGCCGAATTCAGCAGACACCTTTAG
- a CDS encoding recombinase family protein, translating to MTTKDTKAVIYCRVSNKTQTTRGDGLGSQETRCREYAKYKGYEVEAVFTDDVSGSLTKRPGMQAMLKHLSKHRKNPRVAIIDDISRLARGLDAHLQLRGAIAKAGATLESPSIEFGDDSDSVLVENLLASVSQHQRQKNSEQTLNRMKSRLKNGYWVFQAPVGYRYQKTSGQGKVLVRDEPFAGIVQEALEGYATGRFQLQVEVKRFLESFPEFPKDKNGEVRNQRVTDLLTKVLYAGYVDSEDWQVSLRPGRHEELISLETFKTIQDRLKSTAKAPARKDISMDFPLRGFVTCGECGHTLTACWSKGRTAHHPYYMCFQKGCSSYRKSIRRDVIEGEFEQFLLSLKPSQELFNAALAMFKDLWNYRLEFQKTHSKSLALEIAKTERKIEQLLDRIVDAESNAVVSAYEKRIGQLQLEQQVMQEKIAQCGRPIRDFDESFRTAMDFLANPHELWASGCMEDRHAVLKLTFADRLAYVRGEGFRTPKTTLPFKALAGFSGGESKMARPEGFEPPTP from the coding sequence ATGACGACTAAAGACACAAAGGCGGTCATTTACTGCCGTGTATCCAATAAAACCCAAACGACACGGGGTGACGGGCTCGGCTCCCAGGAAACGCGCTGTCGTGAGTACGCCAAATATAAGGGATATGAGGTCGAAGCGGTCTTTACCGATGACGTTTCCGGTAGCCTGACCAAGCGCCCGGGGATGCAGGCCATGCTCAAGCATTTGAGCAAACACCGCAAAAATCCGCGTGTCGCCATTATCGACGATATTTCGCGGCTAGCGAGAGGGCTTGATGCTCACCTTCAGCTCAGAGGCGCTATCGCCAAGGCCGGGGCTACCCTGGAAAGCCCTTCCATTGAGTTTGGCGATGACTCGGATTCTGTCCTGGTTGAAAACCTGCTGGCCAGTGTTTCGCAGCACCAGCGCCAGAAGAACTCCGAACAAACCCTCAACCGGATGAAGTCACGGCTCAAGAACGGCTACTGGGTGTTCCAAGCTCCCGTTGGCTATCGCTATCAGAAAACCTCCGGCCAGGGCAAAGTCCTTGTCAGAGACGAACCCTTTGCCGGCATCGTCCAGGAGGCCTTGGAAGGCTATGCCACCGGACGCTTCCAATTGCAGGTTGAGGTAAAACGTTTCCTGGAGTCATTCCCTGAATTCCCTAAGGATAAGAATGGTGAGGTACGAAACCAACGGGTAACTGATCTGCTGACAAAAGTGTTGTACGCGGGTTATGTCGATTCAGAAGATTGGCAAGTAAGCTTGAGGCCAGGACGGCATGAAGAGCTGATCAGTCTTGAAACATTCAAAACCATCCAGGATCGCCTGAAATCCACCGCGAAAGCCCCCGCCAGAAAGGATATATCGATGGACTTTCCCCTGCGCGGGTTCGTCACCTGTGGCGAGTGCGGCCACACGCTTACAGCGTGCTGGTCAAAGGGGCGCACAGCGCATCACCCCTATTACATGTGTTTTCAGAAGGGCTGTTCCAGCTACCGTAAATCAATTCGACGTGATGTGATTGAGGGCGAGTTTGAGCAGTTCCTACTGTCACTCAAACCGTCTCAAGAGTTGTTCAATGCGGCCTTAGCCATGTTTAAAGACCTTTGGAATTACCGCCTGGAGTTCCAAAAGACGCATAGCAAATCTCTTGCACTGGAGATTGCAAAAACCGAACGCAAGATTGAGCAGTTGCTTGATCGCATTGTCGATGCGGAATCGAATGCCGTAGTGAGTGCCTATGAAAAACGCATCGGCCAGCTTCAACTGGAACAGCAGGTTATGCAGGAAAAAATCGCTCAATGTGGCCGTCCAATCAGAGACTTCGATGAAAGTTTTCGAACCGCGATGGACTTTCTCGCAAACCCGCATGAACTATGGGCCTCCGGGTGCATGGAAGACCGCCATGCCGTGCTAAAACTCACTTTTGCGGACAGATTGGCGTATGTGCGGGGAGAGGGTTTTCGAACCCCAAAAACGACCTTACCTTTCAAGGCGTTAGCAGGTTTTTCAGGGGGTGAAAGCAAAATGGCGCGCCCGGAAGGATTCGAACCTCCGACCCCCTAG